GTGCTGCAGATCATTCTGGGAAGCTGGCACGGGGGATGATTTGCACAATGAAGTCACCACCAAACCACTGCTTAAATCCAGTCCCCGGCCTTCTTTTTCTGCTCTGTAGTCCAGAAACATTTCCTTCAAAGCCAGAAAATGTGTGAACGTGAGCAGCATGTCAAGTAGGTCAGCAGCCACTTCATTGTTATGGTGCTGCAAAGTTGTGGTGAAAGGTGCCATGTTAAATCCAGGAATCCGCTCCAGCAGCTGTTCTTGAACATACTTTTCTACCAAAGAAATATATTCCTTAAAAATAGGTGTGTAGGTGAGTTTATTCTCTTCTGTGTCTTCAAACTCCTGGTAGTACTTGTTCATGAAATTCCTCTGTAATAACTGGAAGTCATCATCCATGATAATGTCCTCTAAATATCCAACCACAGCATCAAATTCTGCatcagaggcagaagagaaggacAGAACGAAGCTCTCTTTCTCTAGGAAAACAGCCGCCGCCGCGgctgcctccttctcctccacgCGCGAGCAGGACCGtcgacctctttttttttttttaatatatttttaaatatatatattttttacattttattttatttttgatggagagagacagagcacaggtggggcaggggcagagagagacggagacacacaatccgaagcaggctccaggctccgagctgtcagcacacagccccacgcagggctcaagctcacaaaccgcgatatcatgacctgagccgaagtcggacgcttaacccactgagccaccggaggcgccccggccccgccgcctCTGATCCCGCCCGCGGCCCGGGCCCAGCCTGCGCTCCGCTCCTTAGCGCCCCAGCCGGCACCTGGGAGGCCTCGCCGCCAAGGCCGCGGCCGCTCACGGCCTAAATAGCTGGGCCCTGCGTGTGTGGCCCCGCGCGTCAGGCTCCCCGACGGCAGCCGCGCAGGCTGGACCCCACGCGGGGCCAGGCCTCTCTCGGCGCCCAGGTTCTGCGCGCCGCAGCGGCCCTAAGGGACTGGCGTCAGTTACCCGCAGCCCGGAAGCGCGCCCCGCCCCCAGAAGACAGGAATTTTGAAGACACTTATTACTTACACTCACATTTGATTTCCCCGAGTCACGTGGTCCCGATGTAATTAGAAGGTAGATATATTTATATCCCTATAAAAGGTCTTCATCTTTTTTCTGGAAGTTACTCGGAAACGATCTGATACTGCTGGCTCTTTTGAGGATTTGTTAGGTGAGACCAGGGCCGTTGCGAATGGCTGACGGTGATTACTGCCCCGGCTGGGGCTTTGGGGCGCCGACCCCAGTGTCCATGATCCTTACGATTAAGTCTGGCTGCGGGGAAGTCACAGCGTCCCCAGCCCTTGTGTAAGCTCGGGGACCGTGTCCTCCACTCCCTCAGCCTGGACGGTTTCCTGCGGGCTCGTGCCGACCGCCGTGCTGTGGACACTCAGCTGGACACTGGCCCTCTGCAGGATCCAGAGATGATTGTCTCTGTTTCACAACGTCGTCTCTCACCCTTTACAGCCTTTACCTTTTAGAGTCTTTCTAGACTCTCAGCTTTGTGTCCTTATTTATTCacatctctgttttcttctagatttgTACTCTTTGAGAACGGGCCAATGTCTTATTCACTTCAGATTGCCTCTTCTAGTTCAGTGGCTTACATACATGTGACATCAATAACTATTCACTGAGTAAAGGAATGAACATTTTCAACATAAGTGAAACCTCACTATTGGAACAGTTAATTAAAATGCCACTGCCTTCCTTGTTTTATAATGTTTACGCATTTTTAATAATCTAATTCTTTTAAGGCAATGGgtgttcttttattcttattctgtttggctgctataacaaaatacgaTAGGATGTGGCTTATCCAGAACAGAAATCTATTTATCAGAGTTCTGGAGTCTGGCAGTTCCAAACTCAAGCAGCCAGGAGACCCTTGTGTGGTGTGGGCctcctggttcacagacagctGTGTTCACTGTGCTCTTTGCTCATGGGAGGAGGGACCAGGGGGCTCTGAGCCCATCCACAGTCTCCCCCTCTCCACCCAATCAGCTCCCGAAAGCTCACATACAAATACTGTCGCGACCGGcgcgacaaacaccgaggtcagggtcctgagggtaggggaatgcaagaaaaaaagacagaagagaaagtttgggaacaggaaggtcccctgggctgatggcccaagtgacggctttattgttgctctacacaatcttttataatataagactcttatggatcaggtcattctaagaataaacaggtttcacatgatcactgacagccaaaacatttagttgtgtgtaccttgtgaactttctgaacgggtcacaagaccttgttgatagattgctagcaaaacacaattcccatgtttgtttctatctgactcagggtagaaaaagggaggtagcattactgccaacacctgcagaccacaggcttcaggaattaactttctcagccttgacaaggctttcgtatgcccttgaaagtgggggaattggagggggaaccaccgggttggctgagtcaacagggaacgttgctcgacccggtctcagcctggcaccggggcccagCCCTCCACAAAATACTAACGCATGGAGAGTAAGTTCCACGtatgaattttggaaggacacaaacattcagtctatagcaggtGGTTAATccaaaacagtaataaaaattgtGATCAGAGGGAAACCTTGATTTGTTCCTGACTCTGTTGGTTAACTGTCTAGTTCTCCTTCTGTAAAAACAATAATATGACTTTGTTTTGTCGTAAATATTTTTACCTATTGAATGTGCTCGCCTGCTGTTCTTTCTATATCACAAagcatttttctatttaatgacTTACTGATATTTGCAAAATTTTACAATATAATATTTAACCAATTCACTAATGTTTCAGTAATACTTTCATGAAtgttaaaaagatttcttttttaatcttgattttaaCCCTGCACCAAATTGATTTGCCTGCTTGGCAATACACATACGATAATTCACTTAGtgatgtatttaaataaataaacttgtaaaatacCAGGCAGAATTCATGAAGAAGTAttaattacatttgtaaaattaaatattcagttctttttttaaatttattttttttaaaatacatccaagttagcatatggtgcaacagtgatttaGGAGTAGATTTCCTAAgcccccttatccatttagcccatctccccccatccctccagtcaccctctgttctctatatttaagagtcctttatggtttgcccccctccctgtttttatattatttttgcttcccttcccttatgttcatctgttttgtattttaaagtcctcatatgagtgaagtcatatgatatttgtctttctctgactaatttcccttagcataatactctctatttccatccacttagttgcaaacggcaagtagctattgagttctttttttgcttaaatcTTAGGGTTTTGCTCTACTATATCTATAATACTGaagataaatcaaaatatatcccTAGGGTTTGGGAACAGCCTCTCACATCAGcactaaatatttttgaaaacccatgtttttgtttaaaaatgtatgcaaCTTTCACACAATAATATATCCCTGATCATTTCAATACAAAATAGTTGTTTTAATGTTCAGTTATTTTTAAGTCTATCTAGACCtttaaacaaaactaacaaaccCAAGAAGATGTAGCATTTTTGTCTAGTGACTTCAAATACCCTCTGAGAGATATACCGCTTTactagaattaataaattaatcccataaacattttttcttaatacatactaggatacattttatattttagatagtaTTGATTTGAGGTTCCATGTTAAAATGAATCATGAATTCGAGAAACACTGCAACCAAAAAGTTTTTTAGTGGTTTAAAGAAACCAAGGAGAAACATTGAGGTAACAGACTGTCTTTCCCTTGTATAACCAGGAGCCTTTATTTTGCAAAAGCTTTTTCCTCCCTGTTCCACCTTCATCTGACTTACAGCTGGGCCAC
The nucleotide sequence above comes from Panthera tigris isolate Pti1 chromosome B2, P.tigris_Pti1_mat1.1, whole genome shotgun sequence. Encoded proteins:
- the LOC107179989 gene encoding ADP-ribosylation factor-like protein 2-binding protein; the encoded protein is MNTSLSVAQLTLTSVFVAPVATVFVCELSGADWRASVQLSVHSTAVGTSPQETVQAEGVEDTVPELTQGLGTLGRRSCSRVEEKEAAAAAAVFLEKESFVLSFSSASDAEFDAVVGYLEDIIMDDDFQLLQRNFMNKYYQEFEDTEENKLTYTPIFKEYISLVEKYVQEQLLERIPGFNMAPFTTTLQHHNNEVAADLLDMLLTFTHFLALKEMFLDYRAEKEGRGLDLSSGLVVTSLCKSSPVPASQNDLQH